A genomic stretch from Megalobrama amblycephala isolate DHTTF-2021 linkage group LG22, ASM1881202v1, whole genome shotgun sequence includes:
- the LOC125258063 gene encoding uncharacterized protein LOC125258063 isoform X2, translating to MDRKSASYKLTHGVKKTILDEVLEEIRNVPFSLNIDEATSKTNKRVLGVLVSYWSEKHERMVVQHLAALELISVTAESLFSALDGLFERMNLPWDNLVSILMDSCAVMRGSKNGLEKKIRDRRAPHLLDIDGDSCHHLHNASKKLCCPFERWVESLLSDLHTDHKWSADMKDGLREICSIFGIHFSRPECYIPHRWLSVLDVSLETLRMWDALVMFYYAFLSNEDKCTYKDIVSAILQKREVQGTGRARIKELWKELGNRSKNFTNDGKMRKVRICKKSKGPKVHKLHDEQEKLVREFLSCFIKPEKLINSKGRNLSGPKMKLLDLTSTEAHLAAPFVGSEASSLLDQLGREHPVVKAFKTKVIQANTSCAGDLQTKLPLDSPTLRTLSCLDPDARGSHHILPHLQKLPNMFPDVKLNELERAGFQHEIHRYASDMTLPQMTEEARVDLWWNVVRKTQRYPALCKLALSALCPFHGPQVESAFSVMSNILQAKAANLSVETYESYQVVKYNLKAMQVSAIQHYSRKTKESPVNVQLCRNVKRSSQRYRALLRDKEELNKRPYHSEKPTAGKKMAKNAIVAAAVSARRKFQKKRVEALKQLATKAKESYKN from the exons ATGGACAGGAAATCTGCCTCATACAAGCTCACCCATGGTGTGAAGAAGACTATCCTGGATGAAGTACTTGAGGAAATCAGAAATGTCCCCTTCTCCCTCAACATAGATGAGGCCACAAGCAAGACAAACAAAAGAGTATTAGGTGTGCTTGTCAGCTACTGGTCCGAGAAACATGAGAGGATGGTTGTCCAACACCTTGCAGCTTTGGAGCTCATATCTGTAACGGCAGAATCTCTCTTCAGTGCACTGGATGGGCTTTTTGAAAGGATGAATCTCCCATGGGATAATCTGGTGTCAATTCTCATGGACTCCTGTGCTGTTATGAGGGGCTCTAAAAATGGCTTGGAAAAGAAGATCAGAGACCGCCGTGCCCCTCATCTCCTTGACATCGATGGTGACTCATGTCACCACCTTCATAATGCCAGCAAGAAATTGTGCTGTCCTTTTGAGCGTTGGGTTGAGTCTTTGCTGTCAGACCTGCACACAGACCACAAATGGTCAGCTGACATGAAAGATGGCCTCAGAGAAATTTGCAGCATATTTGGAATCCATTTCTCGCGGCCAGAGTGCTATATTCCACACCGGTGGCTCTCAGTCTTGGATGTCAGTCTGGAAACACTGCGAATGTGGGATGCACTGGTCATGTTTTACTATGCCTTCCTGAGCAATGAAGATAAGTGTACATACAAGGACATTGTCAGTGCTATTCTACAGAAGCGTGAAGTACAGGGAACAGGCAGGGCCCGGATCAAGGAGTTGTGGAAGGAGTTGGGGAACAGGTCCAAGAACTTCACAAACGACGGGAAGATGAGGAAGGTCAGGATTTGCAAGAAG TCCAAGGGCCCAAAGGTTCATAAACTCCATGATGAGCAGGAGAAACTTGTCAGGGAGTTTTTATCTTGCTTCATCAAGCCAGAAAAATTAATTAACAGCAAAGGAAGGAATCTGTCTGGGCCAAAGATGAAGTTGCTTGACCTGACATCGACAGAGGCCCATCTCGCAGCACCTTTTGTTGGCTCTGAGGCCTCATCCCTCCTTGACCAACTAGGGAGGGAACACCCTGTGGTGAAGGCTTTCAAAACTAAG GTAATCCAAGCCAACACCAGCTGTGCAGGTGACCTTCAAACAAAGCTACCTCTTGACAGTCCAACCCTAAGGACTCTGTCATGCTTGGACCCAGATGCACGGGGAAGCCATCACATTCTTCCTCATCTCCAGAAGTTGCCGAACATGTTTCCAGATGTGAAGCTTAATGAACTGGAGAGAGCtggatttcaacatgaaatacaCAG ATATGCAAGTGACATGACACTACCTCAGATGACAGAGGAGGCAAGAGTTGATTTATGGTGGAATGTTGTGAGAAAGACTCAGAGGTACCCAGCGCTCTGCAAGCTTGCACTGTCTGCACTATGCCCATTTCATGGTCCACAGGTGGAATCAGCATTCAGTGTAATGTCCAACATCCTGCAAGCCAAAGCTGCAAACCTAAGTGTTGAGACATATGAGTCCTATCAAGTGGTCAAATACAACCTGAAGGCCATGCAGGTGTCGGCCATTCAGCACTACTCCCGGAAGACAAAGGAGAGTCCTGTTAATGTACAGCTGTGCAGAAATGTAAAACGATCGAGCCAAAGGTACAGAGCTCTGCTCAGAGATAAAGAAGAACTGAACAAAAGGCCTTATCACTCTGAGAAGCCCACGGCCGGCAagaaaatggcaaaaaatgCCATCGTGGCAGCAGCTGTGAGTGCCAGGCGCAAATTCCAAAAGAAACGTGTAGAGGCTCTAAAACAGCTTGCTACAAAGgctaaagagtcgtacaaaaattGA
- the LOC125258063 gene encoding uncharacterized protein LOC125258063 isoform X1 has translation MDRKSASYKLTHGVKKTILDEVLEEIRNVPFSLNIDEATSKTNKRVLGVLVSYWSEKHERMVVQHLAALELISVTAESLFSALDGLFERMNLPWDNLVSILMDSCAVMRGSKNGLEKKIRDRRAPHLLDIDGDSCHHLHNASKKLCCPFERWVESLLSDLHTDHKWSADMKDGLREICSIFGIHFSRPECYIPHRWLSVLDVSLETLRMWDALVMFYYAFLSNEDKCTYKDIVSAILQKREVQGTGRARIKELWKELGNRSKNFTNDGKMRKVRICKKSKGPKVHKLHDEQEKLVREFLSCFIKPEKLINSKGRNLSGPKMKLLDLTSTEAHLAAPFVGSEASSLLDQLGREHPVVKAFKTKVIQANTSCAGDLQTKLPLDSPTLRTLSCLDPDARGSHHILPHLQKLPNMFPDVKLNELERAGFQHEIHRYASDMTLPQMTEEARVDLWWNVVRKTQRYPALCKLALSALCPFHGPQVESAFSVMSNILQAKAANLSVETYESYQVVKYNLKAMQVSAIQHYSRKTKESPVNVQLCRNVKRSSQRYRALLRDKEELNKRPYHSEKPTAGKKMAKNAIVAAAPITCLISGKKEKEDSRGGGSQARETNKKCFNFKSVLK, from the exons ATGGACAGGAAATCTGCCTCATACAAGCTCACCCATGGTGTGAAGAAGACTATCCTGGATGAAGTACTTGAGGAAATCAGAAATGTCCCCTTCTCCCTCAACATAGATGAGGCCACAAGCAAGACAAACAAAAGAGTATTAGGTGTGCTTGTCAGCTACTGGTCCGAGAAACATGAGAGGATGGTTGTCCAACACCTTGCAGCTTTGGAGCTCATATCTGTAACGGCAGAATCTCTCTTCAGTGCACTGGATGGGCTTTTTGAAAGGATGAATCTCCCATGGGATAATCTGGTGTCAATTCTCATGGACTCCTGTGCTGTTATGAGGGGCTCTAAAAATGGCTTGGAAAAGAAGATCAGAGACCGCCGTGCCCCTCATCTCCTTGACATCGATGGTGACTCATGTCACCACCTTCATAATGCCAGCAAGAAATTGTGCTGTCCTTTTGAGCGTTGGGTTGAGTCTTTGCTGTCAGACCTGCACACAGACCACAAATGGTCAGCTGACATGAAAGATGGCCTCAGAGAAATTTGCAGCATATTTGGAATCCATTTCTCGCGGCCAGAGTGCTATATTCCACACCGGTGGCTCTCAGTCTTGGATGTCAGTCTGGAAACACTGCGAATGTGGGATGCACTGGTCATGTTTTACTATGCCTTCCTGAGCAATGAAGATAAGTGTACATACAAGGACATTGTCAGTGCTATTCTACAGAAGCGTGAAGTACAGGGAACAGGCAGGGCCCGGATCAAGGAGTTGTGGAAGGAGTTGGGGAACAGGTCCAAGAACTTCACAAACGACGGGAAGATGAGGAAGGTCAGGATTTGCAAGAAG TCCAAGGGCCCAAAGGTTCATAAACTCCATGATGAGCAGGAGAAACTTGTCAGGGAGTTTTTATCTTGCTTCATCAAGCCAGAAAAATTAATTAACAGCAAAGGAAGGAATCTGTCTGGGCCAAAGATGAAGTTGCTTGACCTGACATCGACAGAGGCCCATCTCGCAGCACCTTTTGTTGGCTCTGAGGCCTCATCCCTCCTTGACCAACTAGGGAGGGAACACCCTGTGGTGAAGGCTTTCAAAACTAAG GTAATCCAAGCCAACACCAGCTGTGCAGGTGACCTTCAAACAAAGCTACCTCTTGACAGTCCAACCCTAAGGACTCTGTCATGCTTGGACCCAGATGCACGGGGAAGCCATCACATTCTTCCTCATCTCCAGAAGTTGCCGAACATGTTTCCAGATGTGAAGCTTAATGAACTGGAGAGAGCtggatttcaacatgaaatacaCAG ATATGCAAGTGACATGACACTACCTCAGATGACAGAGGAGGCAAGAGTTGATTTATGGTGGAATGTTGTGAGAAAGACTCAGAGGTACCCAGCGCTCTGCAAGCTTGCACTGTCTGCACTATGCCCATTTCATGGTCCACAGGTGGAATCAGCATTCAGTGTAATGTCCAACATCCTGCAAGCCAAAGCTGCAAACCTAAGTGTTGAGACATATGAGTCCTATCAAGTGGTCAAATACAACCTGAAGGCCATGCAGGTGTCGGCCATTCAGCACTACTCCCGGAAGACAAAGGAGAGTCCTGTTAATGTACAGCTGTGCAGAAATGTAAAACGATCGAGCCAAAGGTACAGAGCTCTGCTCAGAGATAAAGAAGAACTGAACAAAAGGCCTTATCACTCTGAGAAGCCCACGGCCGGCAagaaaatggcaaaaaatgCCATCGTGGCAGCAGCT ccaatcacatgcctgatcagtggaaagaaagaaaaagaggattcaagaggaggaggaagccaagcaagAGAAACGAATAAGAAGTGTTTtaactttaaatctgttttgaaataa